The window CGAGCGTTGGAGGTCTACAATCGACTTCAACATGAAAGACGAAGACGTCTTCATTTCATCCCCCAACACTCAAAGCCGTCCAATGTGGACTAAAGGGGCGAAGAGGAAAGCAAAGGGGAGGCCAGCTACGAGTCAGTCTACTATGCCACCGCCACCCAACCCTTCGCTAGATATCATAAGATGTATGACTCCATCAGAAATGAGTATTTCATTGTAATGCCATCTGAAGGACTTGGCGTAGAAGGATACTCGGCAATATCGGTGTTCGAACTTGAGTTGCACAATGCCTGACTTCATAAATGAGTATTTCATTGCAGTTAAGCCATCTGAAGGACTTGGTCAAGAAAGATACTCGACAATGTCGGTGTTCGAACTCGAGTTGCACAATGAGATGACTTTCTTCGCTCAAATATGAGgaagaaaaagttttttttttatctaattttttaggaattgtaaattatgaatttttgtagtaatttttaatttctagggtttgtaatttaatttttccgtgttataatttttcaatgttttatattttataagtaaaaataGTCTGTagttgtgaatagtgcaatTTAATAGTTGTGGCCTAGATAGGGCCTGAAGGATTGTGGGAGTTGTGGCCGAAAATGAGAAGAATGATGACACGGAGGGGACTTGGGAAGCTAAGGAGATAAGTGTTCCTGCAGGGAAGCTTAcgatatattttttctagcTCTTGCTTTGGATCTTTGCTTCATTGAGAACTAGCCATATGCTTATCATATTATCTATACCATCTGCATAGACCGACGCATAGATTCGggatttttttggaatttcacAACTGAAATATCGGTCCTTTTATGCCTCAATGGACTTTTCTGCTCTTTTAATTAACAGTGGAGTCAAGGAATTTCACTGGTGCAGGGAAAATTGAATCTGGTATTCTTCTTTAAACTCTTGCTAGTTATTGATGTTAACTCATTTTAGCAGTTTTGTAAACTGtgtgcatatttaatgggttCCTCGGAAAAGGCCTCTTGAATTGCTTGGTTGGCTGTGAAATGCGAGAACTTCACGAAAGGGCTGATCCCGTTGAACACCTGGAACGCGGAGGCGAGCTTCTGGGCGTGTGGCACAGTTGGCAGCGCGGCGTATATTCCCAAGCAGGAGCTGACTATTCTGGCGGACATTGCCTCGGAGAAGTAGGCCGCGACGCGCTGGGCGGACGTCCCAAATGGGGTGGCCACTTGCGAGATCTCGAGCAACATCCTGTTTGCCTCCTCCAGGTTGTCGGCTGATACTGCCTCGGCGCATTGGAGGAGTAGCGTTAGGAGGTGGAGGCCTTGCTCGTCTTTCTCTTGTTGCCGTCGCTCCTCTTTCCTCTCCCTTATGGTGGCTGATGGGGATGTGGATGATGGGCTCTTCTGGTTGGTGGGCTGCTCTTGTGGCTCTGGCTGAAGAACATGGTCCATTGTGACAAAGGAAGTGGCTGTCGTAGCAGCAgcagtagtagtagtaatagtagtCGGAGGAATGTTGTTGTGATGGAAGAGGATGTGGGTGCTGGGAGAGGACCAATCAGTCAAGGGGTCATTAGCACCAAACCCCACCTGCGAGAGCAATACATTGTTGTTGATTGGCTGTGGCTGTTGGGGCGGTGGCTTTCTCCTCCGGTCGTCGAGAGAGCGGAGGCGCTGCTCGAGGAGGGCGGCGAGGCTGGGGTTGCAAGGGTGGATGATTTCTCTGACGTTGAGGATGAGCTGAGGGATGGAGACGTGGGAGGAGGAGTGGATGAGATCTCGGATGATGCCGTCGATCGTGTCCTCCATCGGAGACTGGCTGTTTCGGTCCGGCGCCGGAGGGAAAAGAGGCAGACCGGAGAAAACACACACGGAAGGCAAAGGCAAAGGAGAGGGCAAAGGCTGGGTGGTGCTTTCAATGAAATTGGGTCTAGTGGAGTAGTTGGGGGTTAATGGATTAGGATAATTGCTTGTCCGCCGACAAATTAACCTATCGCCGCCGTCCAAATCCATCTCCATCTCCGACGCCGCCCTCTTTCGGACCAGCTTGGCGCCGCCGCCTTGGCCTTCACCGCAAGAGGTGGTGGTCATTAGGGCAACCTCTTCAGCCTCAGAGACTAAACCAAATGCTGCTGCTTTCGCCGCCATAGATCTTAATTTCttgttgatttgatttatCCGTGATCTATCCTTAccaaaatggagtaataattatagtattattttgattgatgatgGAGCAACACCATCCAACAAGATACAGCCGCAACATTGGGATTCTGTGGTCTTTAActcactctttctctctctattctctttcacacacacacaaacatataTAAGCAACACACACTCAGACACAACAGGTACATACAAGTAGAAAACTACTAAGCCCAGCACAGCCTTCTAGGGCGCTcgcattatatatttatatgtttaatcggatataattcttgaaatttcgAGTTTTGAAGGTGAGGTTTTGATGGGATGAAATGACGGacgatttgatgatttgaatCCTTTTATCACTGTGTTTATCTGTCTTGAAGCTTTTGACTTTGAGTGGGAAACTTCCAACTTAGCTTTTGCCATTTTCGATAATCCTCGAACGCCTGCGACATCGAGCTCGCCGATTTTCTTTCTCCCTTTTCATTTCCAAAAAACAGCTTATCTTTATGGTATCACTGTTCCAACAAACGAGTTTTTTTAGAGACCGTTccatttattgaattaaattgagaCAATAAAGTACTGTATCTAAGtatagaagaaaaagaggagaaatgtaagaaaaataaaatactccgtCCGCAAAATGCTGTTCATGTTTGATTTGGAGCTAGtcttaagaaatgtgaagaaatgtgagttgaaaaagttagtggaatataggtctcacatttatatattagttttataatagaatgctAGTGTAATGAGTTTGTGGAAATTATggtccatttaccaaaaatgaaaaaaataaaaataaaaataaaaacaagtgGACAAAATTTGACAGTtggaccaaaatggcaaaactgGACAATATTTCGTGGTCGGATGGAGTAAAAAGtagcaataaaataaatgagagaaaataaaataaggggTAGAAAGGGGGTtgcttttgaaaaaaaaaagaaaaaagaaaatcaatgaaaaCAAGTTAAAATGAAAGTTGATCATGTATAGTGGGACGGAGAAAgggaatggagtatatatatattgtgtacCGATATACCAACCATTAATGTCGCATCAACAAATATACCGGTATAAAGTAATCTACTATATCCGTTTCGTATATCCGTTCCGCAGTAGTAGAGATATTTCTTTTCAACGCGTGATTGAAGAAatattgtgttaagtgagttaaataaagaaataataaagtaggaaatgaaaaaggtagagagatgaagagagaataaagcaaaaagagtaaagtaagagaaaagaaatgtgtttttttgctagaaaatgaaattattctactattttatggaacgtaccaaaatggcaaaataattCTACTACTGCGGAACAGTAGTTAATATCTTATACTATTAtgaaaacacaatttaatatctTCCACATTGTCTCGTTGGCATTGTGTTTGTGTAAGATTGTCTTATATTATCTGTCCCACTATGATTttacacaagttttaagaaatgtacgaaaaaataagttgaaaaaattagtggaatgtgttatctatttttatattaattttataatataatgtgagtgagaaatgaatgaataaaatgtgaatccattattataaataataaaataaggtGAGACGGTTAATAAGGaatgaactaaaaaattagaacCCATAGTGAAGGACCgatggagtacaat is drawn from Salvia hispanica cultivar TCC Black 2014 chromosome 6, UniMelb_Shisp_WGS_1.0, whole genome shotgun sequence and contains these coding sequences:
- the LOC125194685 gene encoding protein SCARECROW-like is translated as MAAKAAAFGLVSEAEEVALMTTTSCGEGQGGGAKLVRKRAASEMEMDLDGGDRLICRRTSNYPNPLTPNYSTRPNFIESTTQPLPSPLPLPSVCVFSGLPLFPPAPDRNSQSPMEDTIDGIIRDLIHSSSHVSIPQLILNVREIIHPCNPSLAALLEQRLRSLDDRRRKPPPQQPQPINNNVLLSQVGFGANDPLTDWSSPSTHILFHHNNIPPTTITTTTAAATTATSFVTMDHVLQPEPQEQPTNQKSPSSTSPSATIRERKEERRQQEKDEQGLHLLTLLLQCAEAVSADNLEEANRMLLEISQVATPFGTSAQRVAAYFSEAMSARIVSSCLGIYAALPTVPHAQKLASAFQVFNGISPFVKFSHFTANQAIQEAFSEEPIKYAHSLQNC